One region of Cobetia sp. cqz5-12 genomic DNA includes:
- a CDS encoding aldehyde dehydrogenase (NADP(+)), translating to MSPSDQTTLRGHQIIGQQSLLADGKPVHAINPANGERLAPGYPAGGAREVELACQLAHDAFDSFRETDAETRAGFLETIAEEIEAIGEQITERALQETGLPRARLEGERGRTCGQLRLFAGVVRAGEWLDVRIDPAMPERSPMPRADLRQRRIGLGPVAVFGASNFPLAFSVAGGDTASALAAGCPVIVKAHSAHPGTSELVGGAIQRAVTRCNLPEGVFSLLYGSGNTLGQALVNNPRIQAVGFTGSRSGGTALLKTAQARPQPIPVYAEMSSINPVLLMPAALEARAEGLGQAFIASLNMGAGQFCTNPGLVLALEGEALERFLKTAADNVAASACQTMLTPGIHDAYRGGVEKLSALPQVQEVARGALDGDNASPCQTALFRTTGSDFLSEAALQEEVFGASSLVIACRDLDEMRAVCEHLEGQLTATLHLDDADIDAARTLMPVLERRAGRILANGWPTGVEVCQAMVHGGPWPATSDSRTTSVGSAAIERFLRPVCYQDLPEALLSPTLRDGTQGLPRLVDGKRQL from the coding sequence ATGTCACCTTCCGATCAGACGACACTGCGCGGCCACCAGATCATCGGACAGCAAAGTCTGCTGGCCGACGGCAAGCCGGTACACGCCATCAATCCTGCCAACGGTGAGCGCCTGGCGCCGGGCTATCCGGCCGGTGGTGCCCGTGAGGTGGAGCTGGCCTGCCAGCTGGCACACGACGCCTTTGACAGCTTCCGGGAAACGGATGCTGAAACCCGCGCCGGCTTCCTCGAGACCATCGCCGAGGAAATCGAGGCCATCGGCGAGCAGATCACCGAGCGCGCCCTTCAGGAAACTGGCCTGCCGCGGGCTCGTCTGGAAGGGGAACGTGGCCGTACCTGCGGTCAGCTGCGCCTGTTCGCTGGCGTCGTGCGCGCCGGTGAGTGGCTGGATGTGCGCATCGACCCGGCCATGCCGGAACGCAGCCCGATGCCGCGCGCCGACCTGCGCCAGCGTCGCATCGGCCTCGGCCCTGTCGCCGTCTTCGGGGCCAGCAACTTCCCGCTGGCCTTCTCGGTGGCCGGTGGCGATACCGCCTCGGCACTGGCGGCTGGCTGCCCGGTCATCGTCAAGGCACACTCCGCTCACCCGGGGACGTCCGAGCTGGTCGGCGGCGCCATCCAGCGCGCCGTGACACGTTGCAACCTGCCGGAAGGCGTCTTCTCGCTGCTCTACGGCAGCGGCAACACCTTGGGTCAGGCACTGGTCAATAATCCGCGCATTCAGGCCGTGGGCTTCACCGGGTCACGCAGTGGCGGTACCGCACTGCTCAAGACCGCCCAGGCACGTCCTCAGCCGATCCCGGTCTACGCCGAGATGAGCAGCATCAACCCGGTACTGCTGATGCCGGCCGCGCTGGAAGCCCGTGCCGAAGGGCTGGGACAGGCCTTCATCGCCTCGCTCAACATGGGCGCCGGCCAGTTCTGCACCAACCCGGGACTGGTGCTGGCCCTCGAAGGCGAAGCGCTGGAGCGTTTCCTCAAGACCGCCGCCGACAATGTCGCGGCCAGTGCCTGCCAGACGATGCTGACGCCGGGCATACACGACGCCTACCGGGGTGGCGTGGAGAAGCTCTCCGCCCTGCCCCAGGTCCAGGAAGTCGCACGCGGCGCACTGGATGGCGACAACGCAAGTCCGTGTCAGACCGCGCTGTTCCGCACCACCGGCAGCGACTTCCTGAGTGAAGCCGCATTGCAGGAAGAAGTCTTCGGTGCCAGCTCGCTGGTCATCGCCTGTCGCGATCTGGACGAGATGCGTGCGGTCTGCGAGCACCTGGAAGGCCAGCTGACCGCCACCCTGCACCTGGACGATGCCGATATCGACGCCGCCCGCACCCTGATGCCGGTGCTCGAGCGTCGCGCCGGTCGCATTCTCGCCAATGGCTGGCCGACGGGTGTCGAAGTCTGTCAGGCGATGGTCCACGGTGGCCCCTGGCCGGCAACCTCTGACAGCCGCACCACCTCGGTGGGCAGCGCGGCCATCGAACGCTTCCTGCGCCCGGTCTGCTATCAGGATCTGCCCGAGGCACTGCTGAGCCCGACCCTGCGTGACGGCACCCAGGGCCTGCCGCGTCTGGTGGACGGCAAGCGCCAGCTCTGA
- a CDS encoding 2-hydroxyacid dehydrogenase produces the protein MTSDADDGVTRLKVVVLKALDDEQMAILRQQHDVVLLEGHDNAEALDAALHNALHDAHGLICSGHRVTEALLDAAPALRVICSVSVGYDNYPLEAMNARGILLCNTPDVLTETTADVGFLLIMATARRAVELANMVREGQWTQSLTPPQFGTDVHGKTLGMIGMGRIGAAIARRGALGFGMRVQYSNASPKPVLESELDVNRVELDTLLKTSDFVCVTVPLSEQTERLIGRRELELMPASAILINIARGRVIDESALIECLERGGIRGAGLDVFEQEPLPASSPLTRLPQVVALPHIGSATHETRRAMAQRALDNLLLALAGKSPLSAVNEASWTRR, from the coding sequence ATGACAAGTGATGCCGACGATGGCGTGACACGCCTCAAGGTCGTGGTCCTCAAGGCGCTGGATGATGAGCAGATGGCCATCCTTCGCCAGCAGCATGACGTCGTGCTGCTGGAGGGGCATGACAACGCCGAGGCGCTGGATGCGGCACTGCACAATGCCCTGCACGATGCCCACGGACTCATCTGCTCTGGACACAGGGTCACGGAAGCGCTACTGGATGCCGCCCCCGCGCTGCGGGTGATCTGCTCGGTCTCGGTGGGCTATGACAACTACCCGCTGGAGGCGATGAACGCGCGCGGCATCCTGCTGTGCAATACCCCGGACGTGTTGACCGAGACGACCGCCGATGTCGGCTTCCTGTTGATCATGGCCACGGCACGACGCGCGGTGGAGCTGGCCAACATGGTACGTGAGGGGCAATGGACGCAAAGCCTCACCCCGCCCCAGTTCGGCACGGACGTGCACGGCAAGACGCTGGGCATGATCGGCATGGGCCGTATCGGCGCGGCGATCGCGCGACGCGGTGCACTCGGCTTCGGCATGCGGGTCCAGTACTCGAATGCCTCCCCCAAGCCTGTGCTGGAGTCAGAGCTTGACGTGAACCGCGTCGAACTGGACACCTTGCTCAAGACCAGCGATTTCGTCTGCGTCACCGTCCCGCTCAGCGAGCAGACCGAGCGTCTGATCGGCAGACGCGAGCTGGAGTTGATGCCCGCCAGCGCCATCCTGATCAACATCGCCCGCGGGCGTGTCATAGATGAAAGCGCCTTGATCGAGTGTCTCGAGCGTGGCGGTATTCGCGGTGCAGGACTGGACGTCTTCGAGCAGGAACCGCTGCCGGCAAGCTCACCGCTGACGCGCCTGCCTCAGGTCGTGGCGCTGCCGCACATCGGCTCTGCCACCCATGAGACTCGCCGCGCCATGGCGCAGCGCGCGCTGGACAACCTGCTGTTGGCACTGGCGGGGAAATCGCCGCTGAGTGCGGTCAATGAAGCCAGCTGGACGCGCCGGTAG
- a CDS encoding tripartite tricarboxylate transporter permease: MSDLLQAATMVFTWEVMLIILAASLFGLFMGAIPGLTATMATALLVPVTFFMDPLPAIAAIVSATAMAIVAGDIPGALLRIPGTPASAVYTEEAYAMGKQGKVGLALGLNVTCSMIGGVIGVLILAFFAPRIAEFAIQFTSDEYFWLALLGLSCAILVSGSDPLKGGISMLAGLVIAMVGMDSVSGQMRFTFGNYDLLAGISILPVLIGLFAISELIRRMPETRNAAPLVPPVIKRPFEGVGAALWKYKGGVVRGGALGTVIGALPGAGADIASWISYAVSRKLSRTPEKFGKGHPEGLVSASSANNASLSGAYIPALVFGIPGDTVTAIIIGVLMTKGITPGPDVFVEQAPLVNAIFMVFVLANLLLLPLGFMAIRGARHILSIPTGILFPLILMFCIVGAFAANNAMFDIWIMLGIGLVGFFMAENDFPVGPMILAVILGPIVESNFMRSILKSNGDLTAFVDRPIAMVLAIAAVAVWTMIIVNGVKAGRRVPQTPASELPQDA, encoded by the coding sequence ATGAGTGACTTACTGCAAGCCGCCACGATGGTATTCACGTGGGAAGTGATGCTGATCATTCTCGCCGCGTCGCTCTTCGGGCTCTTCATGGGGGCGATTCCGGGACTCACCGCTACCATGGCCACGGCCCTGCTGGTACCGGTGACCTTCTTCATGGACCCGCTGCCCGCGATTGCCGCCATCGTGTCCGCCACGGCCATGGCCATCGTGGCAGGGGACATCCCCGGGGCGCTGTTGAGGATTCCCGGAACCCCGGCCTCGGCGGTCTATACCGAGGAAGCCTATGCGATGGGCAAGCAGGGCAAGGTCGGCCTGGCGCTGGGTCTGAACGTGACCTGCTCGATGATCGGTGGCGTGATCGGGGTGCTGATCCTGGCCTTCTTCGCACCGCGCATCGCCGAGTTCGCCATCCAGTTCACCAGTGACGAGTACTTCTGGCTGGCGCTGCTGGGGCTTTCCTGCGCGATTCTCGTCTCCGGCAGTGACCCGCTCAAGGGTGGGATCTCGATGCTGGCGGGGCTGGTCATCGCGATGGTGGGCATGGACAGTGTCTCGGGTCAGATGCGCTTCACCTTCGGCAACTACGACCTGCTGGCCGGTATCTCCATTCTGCCGGTGCTGATCGGGCTGTTCGCGATTTCCGAGCTGATCCGTCGCATGCCGGAAACCCGCAATGCCGCACCGCTGGTGCCGCCTGTCATCAAGCGTCCCTTCGAAGGCGTCGGCGCAGCGCTCTGGAAATACAAGGGCGGTGTCGTTCGCGGCGGTGCCCTGGGAACCGTGATCGGGGCCTTGCCGGGTGCCGGTGCCGATATCGCGTCCTGGATCAGCTATGCCGTGAGCCGCAAGCTCTCCAGGACACCGGAGAAGTTCGGCAAGGGCCATCCGGAAGGTCTGGTCTCGGCCAGTTCCGCCAACAATGCCTCGCTTTCCGGTGCCTATATTCCGGCACTGGTCTTCGGTATCCCGGGGGACACGGTCACGGCGATCATCATCGGCGTCCTGATGACCAAGGGCATCACGCCGGGTCCTGACGTCTTCGTCGAGCAGGCACCGCTGGTCAATGCCATCTTCATGGTCTTCGTGCTGGCCAACCTGCTGCTGCTGCCACTGGGCTTCATGGCGATCCGCGGGGCGCGCCACATCCTGTCGATTCCCACCGGCATCCTGTTCCCGCTGATTCTGATGTTCTGCATCGTCGGGGCGTTCGCGGCCAACAATGCCATGTTCGATATCTGGATCATGCTCGGTATCGGTCTGGTGGGCTTCTTCATGGCCGAGAACGATTTCCCGGTCGGGCCGATGATTCTGGCAGTGATTCTCGGGCCCATCGTCGAGAGCAACTTCATGCGCTCGATTCTCAAGTCCAATGGCGACCTGACCGCCTTCGTGGATCGTCCCATCGCCATGGTGCTGGCCATCGCTGCGGTGGCGGTCTGGACCATGATCATCGTCAACGGGGTGAAAGCAGGGCGTCGAGTGCCGCAGACACCGGCATCGGAACTCCCTCAGGATGCCTGA
- a CDS encoding TRAP transporter small permease, giving the protein MPSVLTGLSRLNRALERLLYLVLLVLLASFIVFIIYQIASRNLAFLPRLFWTEEFSRFAFQWMVMLGTAVGVLHADHFVLEAFPRGSRADLVTRWIRDLACLLLGVLFIIHGKDFALSGLRRSAMASGLSMIYVYSVFTVSGVFIVLFSLQRLLHAWLYGMTAMEAALNTPNEAEELATPEETQAVLSPAIAGHAHDVTDRRTLP; this is encoded by the coding sequence ATGCCTTCTGTGCTCACAGGGCTCTCGCGTCTCAACCGGGCGCTCGAACGTCTGCTCTATCTCGTCTTGCTGGTGCTACTGGCAAGCTTCATCGTCTTCATCATCTATCAGATCGCCAGTCGCAACCTGGCCTTCCTGCCTCGCCTGTTCTGGACCGAGGAATTCAGTCGCTTCGCCTTCCAGTGGATGGTGATGCTGGGCACCGCCGTCGGGGTGCTGCATGCCGATCACTTCGTGCTCGAAGCCTTCCCTCGTGGCAGTCGTGCCGACCTCGTCACGCGCTGGATCCGTGATCTCGCCTGCCTGCTGCTGGGGGTGTTGTTCATCATCCACGGCAAGGACTTCGCGCTGTCGGGCCTGCGCCGCAGTGCCATGGCCTCGGGGCTGTCGATGATCTACGTCTATTCGGTGTTCACCGTCAGTGGCGTCTTCATCGTGCTGTTCAGCCTGCAGCGACTCTTGCATGCCTGGTTGTACGGCATGACCGCCATGGAGGCGGCACTCAATACGCCCAACGAGGCGGAAGAACTGGCGACGCCGGAGGAGACACAGGCCGTTCTGTCTCCCGCCATCGCCGGCCATGCGCATGATGTGACTGACCGGAGAACACTGCCATGA
- a CDS encoding Bug family tripartite tricarboxylate transporter substrate binding protein has product MRKLSQVLCASVLTLSASAVMAADYPYKPITLIVPWSAGGGSDAVGRQLAAGLQEELGQPVNVVNKTGGSGVVGHMAMKMARPDGYTLGLGTAEIATYQHIGTAQLSYEDFTPIALLNLDYASFTVNADSEWETLDDALAALKANPSDYTLSGSAPGAAYHLSFAGFLDQQGINPNDVTLVPSEGAAPGLQELAAGGVDIVFSSLPEVESMRKSGRVKALAVLANERVDSFEDIPAVKEVTGDDWSQGSWRGLVGPKGLPEDVTARLSEATEKVWKSEQFQDFMASRGYGTVWEDAEGFRAFMKDQDEKNAATIEKLGLAN; this is encoded by the coding sequence ATGCGTAAATTGTCACAAGTCCTCTGTGCATCCGTTCTGACCCTGTCCGCCTCCGCGGTGATGGCAGCTGACTATCCCTACAAGCCCATCACGTTGATCGTGCCCTGGTCTGCCGGCGGTGGCAGTGATGCGGTCGGTCGGCAGCTGGCAGCAGGCCTGCAGGAAGAGCTCGGTCAGCCAGTCAACGTGGTCAACAAGACCGGTGGTTCCGGAGTCGTGGGACACATGGCCATGAAGATGGCACGTCCCGACGGCTATACCCTGGGGCTTGGCACTGCCGAGATCGCCACCTACCAGCATATCGGCACCGCCCAGCTGTCCTACGAGGACTTCACGCCGATCGCGCTGCTCAATCTGGATTACGCCTCCTTCACGGTAAATGCCGATTCCGAGTGGGAGACGCTGGATGATGCACTGGCGGCCCTGAAAGCCAACCCGAGCGACTACACCCTGTCCGGCTCCGCGCCGGGGGCGGCTTACCATCTGTCCTTCGCCGGCTTCCTGGATCAGCAGGGCATCAACCCGAATGACGTGACACTCGTCCCCAGTGAAGGCGCGGCACCGGGCCTTCAGGAACTGGCGGCAGGTGGCGTGGACATCGTGTTCTCCTCACTCCCGGAAGTGGAATCCATGCGCAAGTCCGGTCGTGTCAAGGCGCTGGCGGTGTTGGCCAATGAGCGCGTCGACTCCTTCGAGGATATTCCGGCAGTCAAGGAAGTCACCGGTGATGACTGGAGTCAGGGCTCCTGGCGTGGTCTGGTCGGTCCCAAGGGGCTGCCGGAAGACGTGACCGCTCGCCTGTCAGAAGCCACCGAGAAGGTCTGGAAGTCCGAGCAGTTCCAGGACTTCATGGCCAGCCGCGGTTACGGCACCGTCTGGGAAGATGCCGAAGGTTTCCGTGCCTTCATGAAAGATCAGGATGAAAAGAACGCAGCCACCATCGAAAAGCTGGGCCTGGCCAACTGA
- a CDS encoding LacI family DNA-binding transcriptional regulator gives MKDPITTAPAKADATAPSQPPSSQVPSSQVSSSQVSSSQSASSSITLQDIAAHAKVSRSTVSLVLRDSPLVAKRTREKVQDSIKALGYVYNRGAAAMRGSRTATLGVVVYDIANPFFGSMVAGIDAALHQEGYVSFLANSEDSPERQQRFIKRMREHRVDGLLLCPAEHSDPNLIHQLADWGMPCIQVMRYLDAPPFDYAGTDFRRVAEMAVNHLVSLGHQRIAFIGGADHSVSHDRWLGYQAALDHHGLSYRRLVRGNGVTRRVGHELIKTLMQESPRPTAVVCHNDLVAFGAMLGLRQMGLEPGRDCAVIGTDDVEEAELGDPPLTSIATHPYAIGEQAARLALRRIANPGGERESVIMPPELKIRRSCGSPDDAIVETPRPD, from the coding sequence ATGAAAGATCCCATCACGACAGCGCCGGCCAAGGCAGATGCCACGGCGCCATCGCAGCCCCCGTCATCGCAGGTCCCGTCATCGCAGGTCTCGTCATCGCAGGTCTCGTCATCTCAGAGCGCCTCGAGCAGCATCACGCTCCAGGATATCGCGGCCCACGCCAAGGTCTCGCGCAGCACGGTCTCGCTGGTGCTGCGCGACAGCCCGCTGGTGGCGAAACGCACCCGCGAGAAGGTCCAGGACTCCATCAAGGCGCTGGGCTACGTCTACAACCGTGGCGCCGCCGCCATGCGCGGCAGCCGCACCGCCACCCTTGGCGTGGTGGTCTATGACATCGCCAACCCCTTCTTCGGCTCCATGGTCGCGGGGATCGATGCCGCCCTGCATCAGGAAGGCTATGTGTCTTTTCTCGCCAACAGCGAGGATTCCCCTGAGCGCCAGCAGCGCTTCATCAAGCGCATGCGTGAACATCGTGTCGATGGCCTGCTGCTGTGCCCCGCCGAACACTCGGACCCGAACCTGATCCATCAACTGGCCGACTGGGGCATGCCCTGCATCCAGGTGATGCGCTATCTGGACGCGCCGCCCTTCGATTATGCCGGCACCGATTTCCGGCGCGTGGCCGAGATGGCCGTCAATCACCTCGTCAGCCTGGGCCATCAGCGCATCGCCTTCATCGGCGGCGCGGACCACTCGGTCAGTCATGACCGCTGGCTGGGGTATCAGGCCGCGCTGGATCATCACGGCCTTAGCTATCGCCGCCTGGTGCGCGGCAATGGCGTGACGCGGCGCGTCGGCCATGAGCTGATCAAGACCCTGATGCAGGAAAGCCCTCGCCCGACGGCAGTGGTCTGCCACAACGACCTCGTGGCCTTCGGTGCCATGCTGGGCCTGCGCCAGATGGGGCTGGAACCCGGTCGCGACTGTGCCGTGATCGGCACCGATGACGTCGAGGAAGCCGAACTGGGCGACCCGCCCCTGACCAGTATCGCCACGCACCCCTACGCCATCGGGGAGCAGGCGGCGCGACTGGCATTGCGACGGATCGCCAATCCCGGCGGCGAGCGAGAAAGCGTCATCATGCCGCCGGAACTCAAGATTCGCCGCTCCTGCGGGAGTCCTGACGACGCCATCGTCGAGACGCCTCGCCCAGACTGA
- a CDS encoding SDR family NAD(P)-dependent oxidoreductase, with protein sequence MFTDLKQKKVLITGSTKGIGLAAAVAFAREGALVGINSRQQDDAARDAIAQMEATGVRFEYFARDLSTSEGCAALVEDFTKAFGGMDVLVNNAGGLGVRAGLESLDDAAFDLVMDLNLRSAIMTTKYAMPHLKASAKDSGTTASVISTGSIAGREGGGLGASLYGGTKAMLHNLHRNWVKEFTKDNVRFNIVSPGTIDTVFHADKSEELRAKIAGSIAMGRFGTSEECAPTFLFLASHATSGYITGQVIDINGGQMCP encoded by the coding sequence ATGTTCACTGATCTCAAGCAGAAGAAAGTTCTCATCACCGGCTCCACCAAGGGTATTGGTCTGGCAGCTGCCGTGGCCTTCGCCCGTGAAGGTGCGCTTGTCGGCATCAACAGCCGTCAGCAGGATGACGCGGCGCGCGACGCCATCGCCCAGATGGAAGCCACCGGTGTCCGCTTTGAATATTTCGCACGTGATCTGTCCACCAGCGAAGGCTGTGCTGCTCTGGTCGAGGACTTCACCAAGGCCTTCGGCGGCATGGACGTGCTCGTCAACAATGCCGGTGGTCTGGGCGTGCGTGCCGGACTCGAGAGCCTGGATGATGCCGCCTTCGATCTGGTGATGGATCTGAACCTGCGCTCCGCGATCATGACGACCAAATATGCCATGCCGCATCTGAAGGCCTCCGCCAAGGATTCCGGCACCACCGCCAGCGTCATCAGCACCGGCTCCATCGCGGGCCGCGAGGGCGGTGGTCTCGGCGCCTCCCTGTACGGCGGCACCAAGGCCATGCTGCACAACCTGCACCGCAACTGGGTGAAGGAATTCACCAAGGACAACGTGCGCTTCAACATCGTGTCGCCGGGCACCATCGATACCGTCTTCCACGCAGACAAGAGCGAAGAGCTGCGTGCCAAGATCGCCGGCAGCATCGCCATGGGCCGCTTCGGTACCTCCGAGGAATGTGCACCGACCTTCCTGTTCCTCGCCTCCCACGCCACCAGTGGCTACATCACGGGCCAGGTGATCGACATCAATGGCGGCCAGATGTGCCCGTGA
- a CDS encoding tripartite tricarboxylate transporter TctB family protein, whose protein sequence is MRTNDKVTGVVTAAFGAAVIYASLDLKNLPRQEYGAGTFPTVIGALLILFGAILLVRGLRNREVWFAWQHPVPLVTFIMTLAAICASIVAYIYLTPIVGFPVVSFVLLTLLLYTFHHRRWLPAGGIALVATGVIWEVFGQLLHVPLELGLLEKVIY, encoded by the coding sequence ATGCGTACCAACGACAAGGTGACGGGTGTGGTGACGGCAGCCTTCGGGGCTGCCGTCATATATGCCTCCCTCGACCTGAAGAACCTGCCGCGCCAGGAATATGGGGCCGGTACCTTTCCCACCGTCATCGGCGCACTGCTGATACTGTTCGGGGCCATCCTGCTGGTCCGTGGGCTGCGCAATCGTGAAGTCTGGTTTGCCTGGCAGCACCCCGTGCCATTGGTCACCTTCATCATGACACTGGCCGCCATCTGCGCGTCTATCGTGGCCTACATCTACCTGACACCGATCGTGGGCTTCCCCGTGGTGTCCTTCGTGCTGCTCACGCTGCTGCTCTATACCTTCCATCACCGTCGCTGGTTGCCTGCCGGGGGTATCGCACTGGTGGCGACAGGCGTGATCTGGGAAGTCTTCGGCCAGTTGTTGCACGTGCCGCTTGAACTGGGCCTGCTGGAAAAGGTGATCTACTGA
- a CDS encoding sugar kinase translates to MSEQANASSTPSSFSSSSPLEILAFGEAMALLVAESEGDLAQVSHYERRIAGADTNVAIGLARLGFHVGWLSRVGDDSLGRYLRQTLQDNGLDCRHLTRDGEAPTGLMFKARASQGEDPHVEYFRQGSAASRMNARDADGIDFSALRHLHATGIPPAISSSCRELAFHLFEQARQSGASISFDPNLRPTLWSSEQEMRDTLNQLASRADWVLPGLAEGERLTGHKTPEAIAGHYLEQGAKAVIVKLGPEGSYYRGMIGGQEAAFSVPGQRVDQVIDTVGAGDAFAVGIVSALLEGLSPKDAMRRANLLGSRAVQVRGDMEGLPDRLTLSALEAQVADNVS, encoded by the coding sequence ATGTCTGAGCAAGCCAACGCGTCATCGACGCCATCCTCATTCTCTTCTTCCTCGCCACTGGAAATCCTCGCCTTTGGCGAAGCCATGGCGCTGCTGGTCGCCGAAAGCGAGGGCGATCTTGCACAGGTCTCGCACTACGAGCGACGCATCGCCGGCGCCGATACCAACGTGGCCATCGGCCTCGCCCGGCTGGGATTTCATGTCGGCTGGCTGAGCCGTGTGGGTGACGACAGCCTCGGGCGTTATCTGCGCCAGACCCTGCAAGACAATGGGCTGGATTGCCGTCACCTCACACGAGATGGCGAAGCCCCCACCGGCCTGATGTTCAAGGCGCGCGCCAGTCAGGGCGAAGACCCGCATGTGGAATACTTCCGCCAGGGCAGCGCCGCCAGCCGCATGAATGCCCGCGATGCCGATGGCATCGATTTCAGCGCCCTGCGCCACCTGCATGCCACCGGCATCCCCCCGGCCATCTCTTCCAGCTGCCGTGAGCTAGCGTTCCATCTCTTCGAGCAGGCTCGTCAATCCGGTGCCAGCATCTCCTTCGACCCCAATCTGCGCCCTACCCTGTGGTCGAGCGAGCAGGAAATGCGCGATACCCTCAATCAGTTGGCAAGCCGCGCCGACTGGGTACTGCCGGGGCTTGCCGAAGGTGAGCGTCTGACCGGCCACAAGACGCCCGAAGCCATTGCCGGCCACTACCTTGAACAGGGTGCCAAGGCCGTCATCGTCAAGCTGGGTCCTGAGGGCAGCTATTACCGCGGAATGATCGGTGGCCAGGAAGCCGCCTTCAGCGTGCCCGGCCAACGCGTCGACCAGGTCATCGATACCGTGGGGGCAGGCGACGCCTTCGCCGTGGGCATCGTCAGCGCCCTGCTGGAGGGGCTCTCCCCGAAAGACGCCATGCGGCGTGCCAACCTGCTGGGCAGTCGCGCAGTCCAGGTACGCGGCGACATGGAAGGCCTGCCGGACCGCCTGACGCTCTCGGCCCTTGAAGCGCAGGTTGCCGACAACGTGTCTTGA
- a CDS encoding TRAP transporter substrate-binding protein, translating into MLNWINPTTSTPAISQRSPVGARLSRGLSKGLAVAATTGTLLGATLGFSASAQAMELRFGHAGTEDTAYQLGAERLRDLLAEKTDGDITMTIMGNSVLGHETEMFEQQMAGALDMSIVSPGLITDFSPTANVFTIPFLYRDVDHWQKVLDGEVGQEIAQKISDETDVKVLAYFGGGKRHIVSSREVTSLDDLKGLKLRTNPTKPLIVAWQALGVEPSVVAWKEIYTAIQLGAIHGLLNEPEWTLRMRFHEVAPNIALSEHDITVRLLTMSKMSWDNLDEQQQKTLMESAHEAAAYARKVQLEQDAAALAELEKQGAKLHEIDRERMQEIVAEPLKEVIAEMGLQDIYDKVRAVK; encoded by the coding sequence ATGCTGAATTGGATCAATCCAACTACGTCCACCCCTGCCATTTCCCAGCGCTCACCGGTGGGCGCCCGACTGTCCAGAGGGCTGAGCAAGGGCCTGGCCGTCGCAGCCACCACCGGCACCCTGCTGGGAGCTACGCTCGGCTTCTCGGCCAGTGCCCAGGCAATGGAGCTGCGTTTCGGCCACGCCGGCACCGAAGATACCGCCTACCAGCTCGGCGCCGAGCGCCTGCGCGATCTGCTCGCCGAGAAGACCGATGGCGACATCACCATGACCATCATGGGCAACTCGGTGCTGGGCCATGAGACCGAGATGTTCGAGCAGCAGATGGCCGGCGCGCTGGACATGTCCATCGTCAGCCCCGGGCTGATCACGGATTTCTCGCCCACGGCCAACGTGTTCACGATTCCCTTCCTGTATCGCGATGTCGATCACTGGCAGAAGGTGCTGGATGGCGAGGTCGGCCAGGAAATCGCCCAGAAGATCAGTGACGAGACCGACGTGAAGGTGCTGGCCTATTTCGGTGGCGGCAAGCGCCACATCGTCAGCTCGCGCGAGGTCACCTCACTCGATGACCTCAAGGGCCTCAAGCTGCGCACCAATCCGACCAAGCCATTGATCGTCGCCTGGCAGGCACTCGGGGTCGAGCCGAGCGTGGTGGCCTGGAAGGAGATCTACACCGCCATCCAGCTGGGCGCGATCCACGGCCTGCTCAATGAGCCGGAATGGACACTGCGCATGCGCTTCCACGAAGTCGCCCCCAACATCGCGCTGTCCGAGCACGACATCACCGTGCGCCTGCTGACCATGTCCAAGATGTCCTGGGACAACCTGGATGAGCAGCAGCAGAAGACATTGATGGAATCCGCGCACGAAGCGGCGGCCTACGCCCGCAAGGTGCAGCTGGAACAGGACGCGGCAGCCCTCGCGGAGCTGGAGAAGCAGGGCGCCAAGCTGCATGAGATCGACCGTGAGCGCATGCAGGAGATCGTCGCTGAGCCGCTCAAGGAAGTGATCGCCGAGATGGGCCTGCAGGACATCTACGACAAGGTACGCGCCGTCAAGTAA